From a single Osmerus eperlanus chromosome 8, fOsmEpe2.1, whole genome shotgun sequence genomic region:
- the taf1a gene encoding TATA box-binding protein-associated factor RNA polymerase I subunit A isoform X2 has protein sequence MTASQEGRLRLKIMDDLTTEVIVPEGEYESPEEEHVKKSQGKRSNFPLAPSVFKETPKESGFHKTIRTCLQKIREAMLHHRWLEASQFMSSYCQTLEDTTATMPQLQSEMIWRMGTEILHHNPNSKMEDYNSFYERMKNSGVKQYLVVCLEHAFHFLVKGQFEEAKRQLSIAESWRYGKQSAGQSQRIKLIQAYKGFLDYLIWCDKKATLSSTDDPDAGAIQEMHSYFRQSSVNLKEVMKTPGVWDPFLLSYVDMLEFYNDHDGALKVLNNYSYDNSFPPNPNAHVYLYQYLKKHDALPKKQIQVLKILHAMVPSHDLMLEYCSLLLQSGKQSNFGKALGVCLDLLDYACWRNSLDVWSHVKNILLRLRTSEGWSEIVEELMVKRKDWWSALHFTHSSSSKENGELEEMKIFVAEVLCPSASMYSYQVKRQCRGASLRKTKRKRNDVTTRKRREHLKRKRELKQDMKRKTAQTINVLDQVFNTQE, from the exons ATGACAGCAAGTCAGGAA GGCAGATTGAGACTCAAGATCATGGACGACCTAACAACAGAAGTGATTGTGCCAGAGGGTGAATATGAATCCCCAGAAGAAGAACACGTGAAGAAATCACAAGGCAAGAGATCAAACTTTCCTCTGGCGCCTTCTGTATTCAAAG AGACACCTAAAGAAAGTGGTTTTCACAAGACCATAAGGACATGTCTGCAAAAGATCAGGGAGGCCATGCTGCACCATCGGTGGCTTGAGGCATCACAATTCATGTCTAGCTATTGTCAGACACTAGAGGACACAACCGCAACCATGCCACAACTTCAATCTGAG ATGATATGGAGGATGGGCACCGAGATTTTACATCACAATCCCAATTCCAAGATGGAAGACTACAATAGCTTCTATGAGCGTATGAAAAACTCTGGAGTGAAGCAGTACCTGGTG GTCTGTCTGGAACATGCCTTCCACTTTCTGGTAAAGGGACAGTTTGAGGAGGCCAAACGTCAGCTGTCTATTGCAGAGAGCTGGAGGTATGGCAAGCAATCTGCAGGCCAGTCCCAGAGAATAAAACTGATCCAGGCCTACAAAGGCTTCCTGGATTACTTAATCTGGTGTGATAAGAAAGCCACACTCTCCAGCACAG ATGATCCGGATGCAGGTGCCATCCAAGAGATGCACAGCTACTTCCGTCAGTCCTCTGTCAACCTTAAGGAGGTCATGAAGACACCTGGTGTCTGGGATCCTTTTCTTCTGAGTTATGTTGAT ATGCTAGAATTCTACAACGATCATGATGGTGCCCTGAAGGTTCTGAACAACTATTCCTACGACAACAGTTTCCCCCCCAATCCGAATGCACATGTGTATCTCTACCAGTACCTGAAGAAGCATGATGCCCTTCCAAAAAAACAGATTCAAGTGTTGAAG ATATTGCATGCTATGGTTCCGAGTCATGATTTGATGTTGGAATATTGTTCTTTACTGCTGCAGTCAG GAAAGCAGAGTAACTTTGGGAAGGCTCTGGGTGTTTGCCTGGATCTCCTGGACTATGCCTGCTGGAGGAACAGCTTGGATGTTTGGAGCCATGTGAAGAACATCCTCCTGAGGCTGAGGACCAG TGAAGGATGGTCGGAGATTGTTGAAGAGCTGATGGTGAAAAGAAAAGACTGGTGGTCTGCTCTACATTTTACACACTCCAGTTCAAGCAAGGAGAACGGAGAACTCGAGGAAATGAAAATCTTTGTGGCAGAAGTCCTTTGCCCAT CTGCGTCAATGTATAGCTACCAGGTGAAGAGACAGTGCAGAGGTGCATCACTTCGCAAGACTAAGCGAAAGAGAAATGATGTGACCACGAGAAAAAGGCGGGAACACCTCAAGAGAAAGCGTGAACTAAAACAAGACATGAAGAGGAAGACAGCACAAACGATCAATGTGTTAGACCAAGTCTTTAATACTCAGGAATAA
- the taf1a gene encoding TATA box-binding protein-associated factor RNA polymerase I subunit A isoform X1, which yields MTASQEGRLRLKIMDDLTTEVIVPEGEYESPEEEHVKKSQGKRSNFPLAPSVFKETPKESGFHKTIRTCLQKIREAMLHHRWLEASQFMSSYCQTLEDTTATMPQLQSEMIWRMGTEILHHNPNSKMEDYNSFYERMKNSGVKQYLVVCLEHAFHFLVKGQFEEAKRQLSIAESWRYGKQSAGQSQRIKLIQAYKGFLDYLIWCDKKATLSSTDDPDAGAIQEMHSYFRQSSVNLKEVMKTPGVWDPFLLSYVDMLEFYNDHDGALKVLNNYSYDNSFPPNPNAHVYLYQYLKKHDALPKKQIQVLKILHAMVPSHDLMLEYCSLLLQSGLFISPGKQSNFGKALGVCLDLLDYACWRNSLDVWSHVKNILLRLRTSEGWSEIVEELMVKRKDWWSALHFTHSSSSKENGELEEMKIFVAEVLCPSASMYSYQVKRQCRGASLRKTKRKRNDVTTRKRREHLKRKRELKQDMKRKTAQTINVLDQVFNTQE from the exons ATGACAGCAAGTCAGGAA GGCAGATTGAGACTCAAGATCATGGACGACCTAACAACAGAAGTGATTGTGCCAGAGGGTGAATATGAATCCCCAGAAGAAGAACACGTGAAGAAATCACAAGGCAAGAGATCAAACTTTCCTCTGGCGCCTTCTGTATTCAAAG AGACACCTAAAGAAAGTGGTTTTCACAAGACCATAAGGACATGTCTGCAAAAGATCAGGGAGGCCATGCTGCACCATCGGTGGCTTGAGGCATCACAATTCATGTCTAGCTATTGTCAGACACTAGAGGACACAACCGCAACCATGCCACAACTTCAATCTGAG ATGATATGGAGGATGGGCACCGAGATTTTACATCACAATCCCAATTCCAAGATGGAAGACTACAATAGCTTCTATGAGCGTATGAAAAACTCTGGAGTGAAGCAGTACCTGGTG GTCTGTCTGGAACATGCCTTCCACTTTCTGGTAAAGGGACAGTTTGAGGAGGCCAAACGTCAGCTGTCTATTGCAGAGAGCTGGAGGTATGGCAAGCAATCTGCAGGCCAGTCCCAGAGAATAAAACTGATCCAGGCCTACAAAGGCTTCCTGGATTACTTAATCTGGTGTGATAAGAAAGCCACACTCTCCAGCACAG ATGATCCGGATGCAGGTGCCATCCAAGAGATGCACAGCTACTTCCGTCAGTCCTCTGTCAACCTTAAGGAGGTCATGAAGACACCTGGTGTCTGGGATCCTTTTCTTCTGAGTTATGTTGAT ATGCTAGAATTCTACAACGATCATGATGGTGCCCTGAAGGTTCTGAACAACTATTCCTACGACAACAGTTTCCCCCCCAATCCGAATGCACATGTGTATCTCTACCAGTACCTGAAGAAGCATGATGCCCTTCCAAAAAAACAGATTCAAGTGTTGAAG ATATTGCATGCTATGGTTCCGAGTCATGATTTGATGTTGGAATATTGTTCTTTACTGCTGCAGTCAG GTCTTTTTATTTCCCCAGGAAAGCAGAGTAACTTTGGGAAGGCTCTGGGTGTTTGCCTGGATCTCCTGGACTATGCCTGCTGGAGGAACAGCTTGGATGTTTGGAGCCATGTGAAGAACATCCTCCTGAGGCTGAGGACCAG TGAAGGATGGTCGGAGATTGTTGAAGAGCTGATGGTGAAAAGAAAAGACTGGTGGTCTGCTCTACATTTTACACACTCCAGTTCAAGCAAGGAGAACGGAGAACTCGAGGAAATGAAAATCTTTGTGGCAGAAGTCCTTTGCCCAT CTGCGTCAATGTATAGCTACCAGGTGAAGAGACAGTGCAGAGGTGCATCACTTCGCAAGACTAAGCGAAAGAGAAATGATGTGACCACGAGAAAAAGGCGGGAACACCTCAAGAGAAAGCGTGAACTAAAACAAGACATGAAGAGGAAGACAGCACAAACGATCAATGTGTTAGACCAAGTCTTTAATACTCAGGAATAA